From the Gallaecimonas mangrovi genome, one window contains:
- a CDS encoding bifunctional diguanylate cyclase/phosphodiesterase, producing the protein MADTETLLEHLPCPMAWLEPNGQLLGCNPAFTDLVTDAKRFFGSGIGSHWLEKCQSSHFWREALPGKGLVRVYVSHLPDSTAVLFYMQPAVDLHGSVLDLLAHPIFIQCPDGSLLASNNSFAAFMDSERANLVGLTPSQLFEQQWHQQLDQGREQLLSTGQLEPLKVSDPQGKLWWVQKRLVLQQEQPLAIISEMWDITRQLQMEAELSGGQQPKLTDQLSREEFLAQLDDQIHVANRIKMMLGLMLLDLKNFQQINDDFGHQIGNALLKAVAQRIRQTLRETDILARQEGDRFAIMAVHLSSSEAMAQVHHKLALAFETPFELDGKPVPLSFRAGVAIYPDDAQNSDALFNNAELTLHQLKKDGGDVRFYDERIDAMVRLTRELGKDLRGAAERGEFFLRYQPIVSAYGNKLLGVETLVRWQHPGHGTLVPQEFVYIAEHVGLISELGEHVLNLLITDLHRWLDYGIYNLCLTVNISPQQLKSPALFKQTQLLLQQLGGTDQFSLELELNEAAIHNDGQRYAQQLHELKKLGVRLSIDEFGSINGALNNLTKLPIDTIKIDRHFIAKLGHESDAETLVKAIIRLGKDLGIRTSAVGVEELDQLNFLRNERCDQVQGFAVSEPMSSDDFITWYHNFNLVRGGIQP; encoded by the coding sequence GTGGCCGACACGGAGACCTTGCTCGAACACCTTCCCTGCCCTATGGCCTGGCTTGAGCCCAATGGTCAATTGCTGGGTTGTAACCCGGCTTTTACCGATCTGGTCACCGACGCTAAGCGTTTTTTTGGTAGCGGTATTGGTAGCCATTGGCTGGAAAAGTGCCAAAGCAGCCATTTTTGGCGTGAGGCGTTGCCCGGTAAAGGTTTGGTGCGGGTGTATGTCAGCCACCTTCCTGACAGCACTGCAGTGCTGTTTTACATGCAGCCGGCGGTAGATCTGCACGGCTCGGTACTGGATTTGTTAGCCCACCCCATTTTTATTCAGTGCCCCGACGGTAGCCTCTTGGCCAGCAACAACAGCTTTGCCGCTTTTATGGACTCGGAGCGGGCTAATCTTGTCGGCCTGACTCCCAGCCAGCTATTTGAACAGCAATGGCACCAACAACTGGACCAAGGCCGTGAACAGTTACTTAGCACCGGCCAACTCGAACCGTTAAAGGTTAGCGATCCGCAAGGCAAATTATGGTGGGTACAAAAGCGGCTGGTGCTGCAGCAAGAACAGCCCTTGGCCATTATTAGCGAGATGTGGGACATCACCCGCCAATTGCAAATGGAAGCCGAACTCAGTGGCGGCCAGCAACCCAAGCTCACCGACCAATTATCCCGCGAAGAATTTCTGGCGCAGCTTGATGACCAAATCCATGTTGCCAACCGCATTAAAATGATGCTGGGGCTGATGCTGCTGGATCTGAAAAACTTTCAGCAAATCAACGACGACTTCGGCCATCAAATCGGCAATGCCCTGTTAAAAGCGGTGGCGCAGCGCATCCGCCAAACCCTGCGTGAAACCGATATTTTGGCCCGCCAGGAAGGCGACCGTTTTGCCATTATGGCCGTGCACTTAAGTAGCTCTGAAGCCATGGCGCAGGTGCACCACAAACTGGCACTGGCCTTTGAAACCCCCTTTGAGCTGGATGGTAAACCGGTGCCCTTGAGCTTTCGTGCTGGCGTGGCTATCTACCCAGACGATGCCCAAAACAGCGACGCGCTTTTTAATAATGCCGAACTCACCCTGCACCAGTTAAAAAAAGATGGCGGCGACGTGCGCTTTTACGACGAACGCATCGACGCCATGGTCAGGCTAACCCGCGAATTGGGTAAGGATTTGCGCGGCGCTGCCGAACGCGGCGAGTTTTTCCTGCGCTACCAGCCCATTGTCAGCGCCTATGGCAACAAATTATTGGGGGTAGAAACCTTAGTACGCTGGCAACACCCCGGCCACGGCACCCTGGTACCACAAGAGTTTGTTTATATTGCCGAACACGTAGGGTTAATTAGTGAGCTGGGCGAGCATGTGCTGAATTTGCTGATAACTGACCTGCACCGCTGGCTTGATTACGGCATTTATAACTTGTGCCTTACCGTTAATATTTCACCGCAGCAATTAAAAAGCCCCGCCCTTTTCAAGCAAACCCAATTGTTGCTGCAGCAACTGGGGGGCACAGACCAATTCAGCCTGGAGCTTGAACTCAACGAAGCCGCTATTCATAACGACGGCCAGCGTTACGCCCAGCAATTACATGAGTTAAAAAAACTGGGGGTACGCCTTTCTATTGATGAATTTGGCTCTATTAATGGCGCTTTGAATAACCTGACCAAGCTGCCCATCGACACCATCAAAATTGACCGCCACTTTATTGCCAAGCTGGGCCACGAATCCGATGCCGAAACCCTGGTCAAGGCCATTATTCGCCTGGGTAAAGACCTAGGTATTCGCACCAGTGCCGTGGGCGTGGAAGAGTTAGATCAGCTTAATTTCTTGCGTAATGAAAGGTGCGACCAGGTGCAAGGTTTTGCGGTATCAGAACCCATGAGTAGCGACGACTTTATTACCTGGTATCACAACTTCAACTTGGTGCGCGGCGGCATTCAACCCTAA
- the rraB gene encoding ribonuclease E inhibitor RraB gives MSLAARLEAQRQDNQDILDALTEDGADLSEEFVVEHHFACANFDKLEKLAIEVFKLGFDVSDAEEMREGRNILFCFDAVREGQLVIDELNEDTDTLMKLADRFGVDYDGWGTFFGDEDDEDDLDDEE, from the coding sequence ATGTCCCTTGCTGCCCGCCTGGAAGCCCAGCGCCAGGATAACCAGGATATTCTCGACGCCCTGACCGAAGACGGCGCCGACCTCAGCGAAGAATTTGTGGTTGAGCACCACTTTGCCTGCGCCAACTTCGATAAGCTCGAAAAGCTGGCCATTGAAGTGTTCAAGCTGGGCTTTGATGTTTCCGACGCTGAAGAAATGCGTGAAGGCCGCAACATTCTGTTTTGCTTTGACGCGGTGCGTGAAGGCCAGCTCGTTATCGACGAGTTAAACGAAGATACCGACACCCTGATGAAACTGGCCGACCGTTTTGGCGTCGATTACGACGGCTGGGGCACCTTCTTCGGCGACGAAGACGATGAAGACGATTTGGATGACGAAGAATAA
- a CDS encoding DNA polymerase III subunit chi — protein MADVTFCSLPDDDLLTFAAELAARCYGQRQGVLITCQDKAQAEALDEALWVREPASFIPHNLADEGPKSGSPVAIYWPEAPAPRGRPVLINLHEAIPHVAVQCAQIFEAVPNSEALKVAARARFRHYQQQSAAPKHMTLADFLAQTH, from the coding sequence ATGGCTGACGTTACTTTCTGTTCGTTACCCGACGATGATCTGCTGACCTTCGCCGCTGAATTAGCCGCACGCTGTTATGGCCAGCGCCAAGGGGTACTCATTACCTGCCAGGATAAAGCCCAAGCTGAGGCGCTGGACGAAGCACTGTGGGTACGGGAACCGGCGTCGTTTATTCCCCACAACCTGGCAGACGAAGGCCCTAAAAGCGGTTCACCGGTTGCCATTTACTGGCCAGAGGCGCCCGCGCCCAGAGGTAGGCCGGTATTGATTAATCTCCATGAAGCCATCCCCCATGTTGCGGTACAATGTGCGCAAATTTTTGAGGCCGTGCCAAACAGCGAGGCTCTCAAGGTAGCGGCGCGGGCCCGGTTCCGCCACTACCAGCAACAGAGCGCAGCTCCTAAACATATGACGCTCGCGGACTTTTTGGCGCAAACCCACTGA
- a CDS encoding MFS transporter — protein sequence MASSHPKAKHESLAELALAIGGLAIGTGEFAAMSLLPEMAHGTHVDIPTAGHFISSYALGVVVGAPLFAILGTRVPRRLMLLILMVLFAAGNFLSVAVSSYWPLMVARFISGLPHGAYFGVAALVAAALVDHDKRATAVGRVMLGLSVANVIGVPLATWMGQALGWRSLFISVGGLAILTVILVRSFVPKVPTDEDASIKNELTAFTNLQLWLTLLAAAIGFGGMFAVYSYISPLLTHVTGVSEAAIPWILTVFGIGNIAGTVIGGKAADKAIRTTILVSFLVSGTAAGLFVFGAHALWSALVLLFFVGCTQALAPSIQTHLMDIGKKAQTLAAALNQSAFNVANANGAWLGGLAISANLGWTSPGWVGALLAFGGFVVMGLSFLLEKRRAN from the coding sequence ATGGCCAGTTCCCACCCCAAAGCGAAACATGAAAGCCTGGCGGAACTCGCCTTGGCCATCGGTGGCTTGGCCATTGGTACCGGTGAATTCGCAGCCATGAGCCTACTGCCAGAAATGGCCCATGGCACCCACGTCGACATCCCCACCGCCGGTCACTTCATCAGCAGTTATGCCTTAGGCGTGGTGGTAGGTGCCCCGCTGTTTGCCATTCTTGGCACCCGGGTACCTCGGCGTTTAATGCTGCTGATTCTGATGGTGCTATTTGCCGCCGGTAACTTTTTAAGTGTCGCGGTGAGCAGTTACTGGCCATTGATGGTGGCGCGTTTTATCTCTGGCTTGCCACATGGCGCTTATTTTGGTGTTGCCGCATTAGTGGCGGCCGCCTTGGTAGACCATGACAAAAGGGCCACGGCGGTGGGCCGGGTAATGCTGGGGCTCAGTGTTGCCAACGTTATCGGGGTGCCACTGGCAACCTGGATGGGCCAAGCCCTTGGCTGGCGCTCACTGTTTATTAGCGTTGGCGGCTTGGCGATTTTGACGGTAATTCTGGTGCGAAGCTTCGTGCCCAAGGTACCAACCGACGAAGATGCCAGCATCAAGAACGAGCTAACCGCTTTTACTAACCTGCAACTGTGGTTAACGCTGCTGGCCGCCGCCATTGGTTTTGGTGGCATGTTTGCGGTTTACAGCTACATATCACCGCTACTAACCCATGTCACCGGCGTCAGTGAAGCCGCTATCCCCTGGATCTTAACCGTCTTTGGCATCGGTAATATTGCCGGCACCGTGATTGGGGGCAAGGCGGCCGACAAGGCCATTCGCACCACCATTTTGGTGTCTTTCCTGGTCAGTGGCACCGCCGCCGGGCTCTTTGTGTTTGGTGCCCACGCGCTATGGAGCGCCTTAGTGCTGCTGTTCTTTGTTGGCTGCACCCAGGCATTGGCCCCGTCCATCCAAACCCACTTGATGGACATTGGCAAAAAAGCCCAAACCCTGGCCGCAGCGCTTAACCAGTCGGCCTTTAACGTGGCTAACGCTAACGGCGCCTGGTTAGGTGGTTTGGCGATTTCTGCAAACTTGGGCTGGACATCCCCTGGCTGGGTCGGCGCCCTGCTGGCCTTTGGCGGCTTTGTGGTCATGGGCTTGAGCTTTCTACTGGAAAAACGCCGAGCGAACTAG
- a CDS encoding MarR family winged helix-turn-helix transcriptional regulator — protein sequence MARTRAALSELKENWHAHWPQACNEAGELVAALYRLQEHFAEQDGVVFQKFALQPAEFEVLATLRSVGGEHCLSPTELYRLMLVSSGGMTKILNRMANKGLISRPPTRRRPLKKGTTHDQRA from the coding sequence ATGGCACGTACCCGCGCCGCCTTAAGCGAGCTTAAAGAAAACTGGCATGCCCATTGGCCACAAGCCTGCAATGAGGCTGGCGAACTGGTGGCCGCCCTTTATCGTTTGCAGGAACACTTTGCCGAGCAAGACGGCGTTGTTTTTCAAAAATTTGCGCTGCAACCGGCCGAATTTGAGGTGTTGGCAACACTACGTTCGGTAGGGGGAGAGCACTGCCTCAGCCCTACCGAGCTTTACCGGCTGATGCTGGTAAGCTCTGGCGGCATGACCAAAATCTTAAATCGTATGGCCAATAAAGGGCTGATTAGCCGCCCGCCAACCCGAAGACGGCCGCTCAAAAAAGGTACAACTCACGACCAAAGGGCTTAA
- a CDS encoding DMT family transporter gives MGAWSYLLVAGLLEIGFASALKLTDGFSRLWPTLAMVLLGAASFYCLTKAMGHIPVGTAYAIWTGIGAFGTALVGICFFNDPTNLARLAFLTLLVVSLVGLKCVS, from the coding sequence ATGGGAGCTTGGAGTTATTTGCTGGTCGCGGGGTTGCTGGAAATTGGCTTTGCCAGCGCCCTTAAACTCACTGACGGCTTTTCAAGGTTATGGCCGACCCTGGCGATGGTGCTGTTGGGGGCGGCGAGCTTTTATTGTTTAACCAAGGCTATGGGGCACATTCCGGTAGGTACCGCCTATGCCATTTGGACCGGTATCGGTGCCTTTGGTACGGCGCTGGTGGGGATCTGCTTTTTTAACGACCCAACCAATCTGGCCAGGCTGGCTTTTCTAACCTTACTGGTGGTGTCGCTGGTGGGGCTTAAATGTGTTTCATAA
- a CDS encoding 1-acylglycerol-3-phosphate O-acyltransferase, protein MLALLRLLLLALFFLMLSVFGFLFCLLRPFDPNHVYRFSRLFAGMAPLMGIKIRIEGWEHLPKGNAVFIGNHQSTWDLFTACKAVRPGTVTVGKKSLVWIPFFGHIYWLSGNILIDRKNSARAKGTIDLTAKRIRNENLSVWLFPEGTRSYGRGLLPFKSGAFYTALAAGVPIVPICVSSLDNIRLNKWNNGEVLIRYLRPIETQGLDRKAARELTERCHQLMSDNLEQMNLLIQQKAEGKNQQGKQQKAE, encoded by the coding sequence ATGCTCGCTTTGCTTCGACTGCTGCTGTTGGCTCTTTTCTTTTTAATGCTGAGTGTTTTCGGCTTTCTATTTTGCCTGCTGCGACCTTTTGATCCCAACCACGTCTACCGCTTCTCCCGTCTTTTTGCCGGAATGGCGCCATTGATGGGCATTAAAATCCGTATCGAAGGCTGGGAGCACTTGCCAAAAGGCAATGCGGTTTTCATCGGTAACCACCAAAGCACCTGGGATCTGTTTACCGCCTGTAAAGCGGTGCGCCCCGGTACTGTCACTGTCGGTAAAAAGAGCCTGGTGTGGATCCCCTTTTTCGGCCATATCTACTGGCTAAGCGGTAATATCCTGATTGACCGTAAAAATTCCGCCAGGGCAAAAGGGACCATTGACCTTACCGCCAAACGTATTCGTAATGAAAACCTGTCGGTGTGGCTGTTCCCGGAAGGCACCCGCAGCTATGGCCGCGGCTTACTGCCCTTTAAAAGCGGCGCCTTTTACACCGCCCTTGCTGCCGGTGTGCCGATAGTGCCGATTTGCGTTTCAAGCCTGGATAATATTCGCCTTAATAAGTGGAACAACGGCGAGGTGCTTATTCGCTACCTCCGCCCTATTGAAACCCAAGGGCTTGACCGCAAAGCCGCCCGCGAGCTAACTGAACGTTGCCACCAGTTGATGAGTGACAATCTTGAGCAGATGAACCTGCTTATCCAGCAAAAGGCTGAGGGCAAAAATCAGCAAGGTAAGCAGCAAAAGGCCGAGTAA
- a CDS encoding methyl-accepting chemotaxis protein has protein sequence MTTMREMFSAPLARLGRLVPKLSITQKVMLGFLLLVLCLLVSSLVTLFSGQQVRTQTTAMTTKATPLVLATSQLSVILLNADRQLRAVPGSQDPHLAITTLNNFADLKANFHQALDKLKSLAKDSPDILSLLEPLATMDQDYFDVGQQLGQKQQQLLATQAAIKQSRSDWSEALHQSASGHEVALQQTMDDVLASSDSFALNKYQAALTPLLQGASTALSATAQKLMAEKAQLLTLQEDVTNLADQTSSTIDYATAVMGTVDQTAHDRVDSGANTVNSALNLSFYLTLLTLAISLLLAAVVSWSIYRSIKRPLAELLSVQHDAAQGNISREVVYQSHNEFGLLSSSTNQLLAHLRQLIGQLHDGSRQLSEVSELNREQSQATRQALECQRQQTLQVTTAMTEMEKAVQEVAQSSAETLSRVMDMDAAVSRGRTQVDGSMQASHQLATRLDNTSQAIQQVENYSQQIGSVLDVIQGVAEQTNLLALNAAIEAARAGDHGRGFAVVASEVRHLAQQTSASAKTIHGMIENLQKSTAQAVQLMQDSQQQMQQGLEQNQLAATAMDDISKLIQDVSGNSEQIATAAAQQQATAEDIANNLNQIADITEQNHQGVAAFTDSSQRIEALLQAQDALVSQFQR, from the coding sequence ATGACAACCATGCGCGAAATGTTTTCTGCGCCGTTGGCGCGACTAGGGCGCCTTGTTCCCAAACTGTCGATAACGCAAAAAGTCATGCTGGGGTTCCTGCTGTTAGTGCTGTGCCTGCTCGTCAGCAGCTTGGTCACCCTCTTTTCTGGCCAACAGGTGCGCACGCAAACCACGGCAATGACCACCAAAGCAACGCCGCTGGTGCTGGCGACCAGCCAACTGTCGGTCATTTTATTAAACGCCGATCGCCAGTTAAGGGCGGTGCCGGGTAGTCAAGACCCGCACCTTGCCATTACTACCCTCAACAACTTTGCCGACTTAAAAGCGAACTTCCACCAGGCTTTGGATAAACTCAAAAGCCTGGCCAAAGATTCCCCTGATATTTTGAGCCTACTGGAGCCTTTGGCCACCATGGACCAGGACTACTTCGACGTAGGCCAGCAGCTGGGGCAAAAACAGCAGCAACTATTGGCCACACAAGCGGCCATCAAACAAAGCCGCAGCGACTGGAGTGAGGCGTTACATCAATCAGCCAGTGGCCATGAAGTGGCATTGCAACAAACCATGGACGATGTTCTTGCCAGCAGTGACAGCTTTGCACTGAATAAATACCAAGCGGCTTTAACGCCGCTGTTGCAAGGCGCATCGACAGCGCTAAGCGCAACCGCCCAAAAGCTGATGGCTGAAAAAGCGCAGCTTCTTACCTTACAAGAAGATGTAACCAACCTCGCCGACCAAACCAGCAGCACCATTGATTACGCCACCGCGGTAATGGGCACCGTTGACCAAACCGCCCACGACCGGGTAGATAGCGGCGCCAACACCGTGAACAGCGCGCTGAACTTAAGTTTTTACCTGACGCTACTGACCCTGGCCATCTCCCTGCTGCTGGCCGCTGTGGTGTCATGGAGCATCTATCGCTCCATCAAAAGGCCACTGGCTGAGCTGCTATCAGTGCAGCATGACGCTGCCCAAGGCAACATCAGCCGGGAAGTGGTCTATCAAAGCCACAATGAATTTGGCTTGTTATCGTCCAGCACCAACCAACTGCTGGCGCATCTGCGCCAGCTTATCGGCCAGCTCCATGATGGCTCTCGCCAACTAAGCGAGGTGTCAGAGCTTAACCGTGAGCAATCGCAGGCAACACGCCAGGCCTTAGAATGCCAGCGCCAACAAACCCTGCAAGTCACTACCGCCATGACCGAAATGGAAAAAGCCGTGCAGGAAGTGGCGCAATCTAGCGCCGAAACCCTTAGCCGGGTAATGGACATGGACGCGGCGGTATCCAGAGGCCGCACTCAGGTCGATGGCAGCATGCAGGCAAGCCACCAGTTGGCAACGCGTCTTGACAATACCAGCCAAGCGATACAGCAAGTGGAGAACTACTCGCAGCAAATCGGTAGCGTGCTCGATGTTATTCAAGGGGTTGCCGAACAAACCAACTTACTGGCACTTAACGCGGCCATTGAAGCCGCAAGAGCGGGCGACCATGGCCGTGGTTTTGCAGTGGTGGCAAGCGAAGTACGGCACCTGGCCCAGCAAACATCGGCGTCTGCCAAAACCATTCACGGCATGATTGAAAACCTGCAAAAAAGCACCGCTCAGGCCGTGCAGCTGATGCAAGACAGCCAACAACAAATGCAGCAAGGTTTAGAGCAAAACCAACTCGCCGCCACCGCTATGGATGACATCAGCAAGCTTATCCAGGATGTCAGCGGCAACAGCGAACAAATTGCCACCGCCGCCGCCCAGCAACAGGCAACCGCTGAAGACATTGCCAACAACCTTAATCAGATAGCCGATATCACCGAACAAAATCACCAAGGCGTTGCCGCCTTTACCGACTCAAGCCAGCGCATTGAAGCCTTATTGCAGGCACAGGACGCTCTGGTCAGCCAATTCCAGCGCTAA
- a CDS encoding valine--tRNA ligase, whose protein sequence is MDKTYNPSAIEEALYQAWEEKGYFKPNGSTDVDSYCIMIPPPNVTGSLHMGHAFQQTIMDAMTRYQRMQGKNTLWQVGSDHAGIATQMVVERKLAAEGQPDRHALGRDKFIDKIWEWKEESGGTITRQMRRLGNSVDWERERFTMDKGLSNAVLEVFVRLYEDDLIYRGKRLVNWDPKLHTAISDLEVENKEQKGHMWHLRYPLADGAKTAEGKDYLVVATTRPETVLGDTGVAVNPEDPRYKDLIGKFIELPLVGRRIPVVGDEHADMEKGTGCVKITPAHDFNDYEVGKRHSLPMVNILTLDAHIRSEAECVHTDGTANTDMDASIPAEFQGLERFAARKAIVAKFDALGLLEKVDDHNLSVPYGDRGGVVIEPMLTDQWYVRVAPLAKPAIEAVEDGRIQFVPKQYENMYFAWMRDIQDWCISRQLWWGHRIPAWYDEAGKVYVGRDEDEVRAKHNLASDVVLKQDNDVLDTWFSSALWTFSTLGWPEKLDDLKVFHPTDVLVTGFDIIFFWVARMIMMTMHFIKNEDGTPQVPFKTVYVTGLIRDDEGQKMSKSKGNVIDPLDMIDGISLPELLNKRTGNMMQPQLAEKIAKRTEKQFPDGIVAHGTDALRFTLTALASTGRDINWDMRRLEGYRNFCNKLWNASRFVLMNTEDKDCGFNGGEMELSLADRWILGQFEETVKAVRQSMDSYRFDQVANHLYEFTWNQFCDWYLELTKPVLFKGSEAQQRGTRHTLVVVLEALLRLMHPITPYITETIWQRVKVLAGIKADTIMLEPYPEYSSDKVDATAMADLEWVKQFIVAIRNIRAEMDIAPSKLLEVLLVNVSDTDQRRLEENLSFLTNMAKLESITVAAGELPPTVTQLVGAMEVRIPMAGLIDKEAELARLGKQLEKVAQERGRVAGKLGNQGFVAKAPEAVIAKEREKLKELELTEEKLKAQYASIEAL, encoded by the coding sequence ATGGATAAGACTTACAATCCTTCCGCCATCGAAGAGGCGCTCTACCAGGCTTGGGAAGAAAAAGGCTACTTCAAGCCTAACGGCAGTACTGATGTTGATAGCTACTGCATCATGATCCCGCCGCCCAATGTCACCGGCAGCCTGCACATGGGCCATGCTTTCCAGCAAACCATCATGGACGCCATGACCCGCTACCAGCGCATGCAGGGTAAAAACACCCTGTGGCAAGTGGGTAGCGACCATGCCGGTATTGCTACCCAAATGGTGGTAGAGCGCAAACTGGCCGCTGAGGGCCAGCCCGATCGCCATGCTCTTGGCCGTGACAAGTTCATCGACAAGATCTGGGAGTGGAAGGAAGAGTCTGGTGGCACCATTACCCGGCAAATGCGCCGCTTGGGTAATTCCGTGGACTGGGAGCGCGAACGCTTCACCATGGACAAAGGCCTGTCTAACGCCGTGCTGGAAGTGTTTGTTCGCCTTTACGAAGACGACCTTATCTATCGCGGCAAGCGCCTGGTGAACTGGGACCCAAAACTGCACACCGCCATTTCCGATTTGGAAGTGGAAAACAAAGAGCAAAAGGGCCACATGTGGCACCTGCGCTACCCGCTGGCTGACGGCGCTAAAACCGCCGAAGGCAAAGACTATTTAGTGGTTGCCACCACCCGCCCTGAAACCGTACTGGGCGACACCGGTGTTGCCGTTAACCCCGAAGACCCTCGCTACAAAGACCTTATTGGCAAGTTTATTGAGCTGCCACTGGTTGGCCGCCGCATTCCTGTGGTGGGCGATGAACACGCCGACATGGAAAAAGGCACCGGCTGCGTGAAAATCACCCCGGCCCATGACTTTAACGACTACGAAGTCGGTAAGCGCCACAGCCTGCCGATGGTTAACATTCTGACCCTCGATGCCCATATCCGCAGTGAAGCCGAATGCGTTCACACCGACGGCACTGCCAACACCGACATGGACGCCTCCATTCCGGCCGAATTCCAGGGTTTAGAGCGCTTTGCTGCCCGTAAGGCCATTGTCGCCAAATTTGATGCGTTGGGCCTTTTGGAAAAAGTCGACGACCACAACCTGTCGGTGCCCTATGGCGACCGTGGCGGCGTGGTTATCGAACCCATGCTTACCGACCAATGGTATGTACGGGTTGCACCTTTGGCTAAACCGGCCATTGAAGCAGTGGAAGACGGCCGCATTCAGTTTGTGCCCAAACAATACGAAAACATGTATTTCGCCTGGATGCGTGACATCCAAGACTGGTGCATTAGCCGCCAGCTGTGGTGGGGCCACCGTATTCCGGCCTGGTACGACGAAGCAGGCAAGGTCTATGTTGGCCGTGATGAAGACGAAGTGCGCGCCAAGCACAACCTGGCAAGCGACGTTGTGCTTAAGCAAGACAACGACGTACTCGACACCTGGTTTAGCTCCGCCCTTTGGACCTTCTCTACCCTGGGCTGGCCGGAAAAGCTGGACGATTTAAAAGTCTTCCACCCCACCGATGTACTGGTCACCGGTTTTGACATCATCTTCTTCTGGGTGGCACGCATGATCATGATGACCATGCATTTCATCAAGAATGAAGACGGCACCCCGCAAGTGCCCTTTAAAACCGTGTATGTCACCGGCCTTATTCGCGACGACGAAGGCCAGAAGATGTCGAAATCCAAGGGCAACGTTATCGACCCTCTGGATATGATTGACGGCATCAGCCTGCCAGAGCTTCTGAACAAGCGCACCGGCAATATGATGCAGCCGCAACTGGCGGAAAAAATTGCCAAACGTACCGAAAAACAATTCCCCGACGGCATTGTTGCCCACGGTACCGATGCGCTGCGCTTTACCCTGACCGCCCTGGCCTCTACCGGCCGCGACATCAACTGGGACATGCGCCGCCTAGAAGGGTACCGCAACTTCTGTAATAAGCTGTGGAACGCCAGCCGCTTTGTGCTGATGAACACCGAAGACAAAGATTGCGGTTTTAACGGCGGCGAGATGGAGCTGAGCCTGGCTGACCGCTGGATCCTTGGCCAGTTCGAAGAAACCGTCAAAGCCGTGCGCCAGTCCATGGACAGCTACCGCTTCGACCAAGTGGCCAACCACCTTTACGAGTTCACCTGGAACCAGTTCTGTGACTGGTATTTGGAACTGACCAAACCGGTACTCTTTAAAGGCTCAGAAGCCCAGCAGCGCGGCACTCGCCACACCCTGGTCGTGGTGCTTGAAGCGCTGCTGCGCCTGATGCACCCCATCACGCCTTATATCACCGAAACCATTTGGCAACGGGTCAAGGTACTGGCTGGCATCAAAGCCGACACCATTATGCTCGAGCCCTACCCCGAGTACAGCAGCGACAAAGTTGATGCCACCGCCATGGCTGACCTTGAGTGGGTGAAGCAGTTTATCGTGGCCATTCGCAACATCCGCGCCGAAATGGACATTGCCCCAAGCAAGCTTTTGGAAGTGTTGTTGGTAAATGTTTCAGACACCGACCAGCGCCGTTTGGAAGAAAATTTAAGCTTCTTGACCAATATGGCCAAGCTTGAATCCATTACCGTTGCCGCAGGCGAATTGCCCCCCACGGTTACGCAACTGGTGGGCGCCATGGAAGTACGTATTCCCATGGCAGGCCTTATTGATAAAGAGGCTGAACTAGCCCGCCTTGGCAAGCAGTTAGAAAAAGTGGCCCAGGAACGTGGCCGCGTTGCCGGCAAGCTAGGCAACCAAGGCTTTGTAGCCAAAGCGCCGGAAGCGGTAATTGCCAAAGAACGGGAAAAGCTTAAAGAACTTGAGCTAACGGAAGAAAAGCTCAAGGCGCAATACGCCAGTATTGAAGCGCTCTAA